One genomic segment of Pseudonocardia sp. T1-2H includes these proteins:
- the mbhE gene encoding hydrogen gas-evolving membrane-bound hydrogenase subunit E, whose amino-acid sequence MELPLLALVLAHLVLAAVLPLVSRRSRRAAFGVAAILPAATLAWGLANSRAALGTGLTETVSWAPALHLEPSFRLDALGLVMIVLVSGLGALILVYSAWYFGKDSRDAPRNAALLLAFAGAMLGLVLADDLLTLYVFWELTSIASFLLVGQGGVHRVNRRAAVQALLVTVFGGLSMLLGIVFLGEAAGTYRISEIVAHPPSGGLVTAALVLILLGALTKSAQFPFHPWLPAAMAAPTPVSAYLHAASMVKAGVVLVARLSPGFADRPGWWVPIVVLGLVTMLIGGWRAQQETDLKRLLAFGTVSQLGFLMVLFGAGGRIAEVAALTMLLAHGLFKAPLFMVVGIVDKITGTRDVGKLSGLGRAQPALVVASVLAAASMAGIPLLLGFLGKEAAFEAFLHPGGVRGWLVGLGLLAGSVFTVAYSVRFLWGAFATKPVVDVVDAARPAAGLMAPTWISALAGLVLGCVPAVADALAQRYAAAYPAVDAVESGYHLALWHGLSLPLLFSVLALAGGALLHRQRARVQAVHRALHTPLSAQRAYEQVVAGLERLAVLVTGRVQAGSLPVYLAVLLLTVLAVPGTALVLGGEWPRDQPWIGSLMQIPLGLIVVVASLALLRARRRFTAVLLVGAVGYAIGGLFVVDGAPDLALAQFLVETLTMVAFVFVLRRLPAHFDNPRAPRPGRSVQARKAVIAIVAGVFVAIAGVVLSGARQEPPSASGDFITLAPQTGADNVIAAILVDFRALDTVGEITVLLIAAAGTASLVLATRFDRRRRGGVLSGSGSPDHEEEILG is encoded by the coding sequence ATGGAGTTGCCGTTGCTCGCGCTCGTCCTCGCCCATCTGGTGCTGGCCGCCGTGCTGCCGCTCGTCTCGAGGCGCAGCCGGCGGGCGGCGTTCGGCGTGGCCGCGATCCTGCCCGCCGCCACGCTGGCCTGGGGGCTGGCCAACTCCCGCGCGGCCCTGGGCACCGGGCTGACGGAGACGGTCTCGTGGGCGCCCGCGCTGCACCTCGAGCCGTCCTTCCGGCTGGACGCGCTGGGCCTGGTCATGATCGTGCTGGTCAGCGGGCTCGGGGCGCTGATCCTGGTCTACAGCGCCTGGTACTTCGGGAAGGACAGCCGGGACGCCCCGCGCAACGCGGCCCTGCTCCTGGCGTTCGCCGGCGCGATGCTCGGCCTGGTCCTCGCGGACGACCTGCTCACCCTCTACGTCTTCTGGGAGCTGACCTCGATCGCGTCGTTCCTGCTGGTCGGGCAGGGCGGGGTACACCGCGTGAACCGGCGGGCGGCGGTCCAGGCGCTGCTCGTCACGGTGTTCGGCGGGCTCTCGATGCTGCTCGGGATCGTGTTCCTCGGCGAGGCCGCGGGCACCTACCGGATCTCCGAGATCGTCGCCCATCCGCCGTCCGGCGGCCTCGTCACCGCGGCGCTGGTGCTGATCCTGCTCGGCGCCCTGACCAAGTCCGCCCAGTTCCCGTTCCACCCCTGGCTGCCGGCCGCGATGGCCGCGCCCACGCCGGTCAGCGCCTACCTGCACGCGGCGTCGATGGTGAAGGCGGGCGTCGTGCTCGTCGCGCGGCTGTCCCCGGGGTTCGCGGACCGGCCCGGCTGGTGGGTCCCGATCGTCGTCCTCGGGCTCGTGACGATGCTGATCGGCGGCTGGCGCGCCCAGCAGGAGACGGACCTGAAACGGCTGCTGGCCTTCGGTACCGTCAGCCAGCTCGGGTTCCTGATGGTCCTGTTCGGCGCGGGCGGGCGGATCGCCGAGGTCGCCGCGCTGACGATGCTGCTGGCCCACGGGCTGTTCAAGGCGCCGCTGTTCATGGTGGTCGGGATCGTGGACAAGATCACCGGCACCCGCGACGTCGGGAAGCTGTCCGGGCTCGGCCGTGCGCAGCCCGCGCTCGTCGTCGCGTCCGTGCTGGCGGCGGCGTCGATGGCGGGGATCCCGCTGCTGCTCGGCTTCCTCGGCAAGGAGGCCGCGTTCGAGGCGTTCCTGCACCCGGGCGGGGTCCGCGGCTGGCTGGTGGGCCTCGGGCTGCTCGCCGGGTCGGTGTTCACGGTCGCCTACAGCGTCCGGTTCCTCTGGGGCGCGTTCGCGACCAAACCCGTCGTCGACGTCGTCGACGCGGCCCGGCCCGCCGCCGGGCTCATGGCGCCCACCTGGATCTCGGCGCTGGCCGGCCTGGTCCTGGGCTGCGTCCCGGCCGTCGCGGACGCCCTCGCCCAGCGCTACGCGGCGGCCTATCCGGCCGTGGACGCCGTCGAGAGCGGCTACCACCTCGCGCTCTGGCACGGGCTGTCGCTGCCGCTGCTGTTCTCGGTGCTCGCCCTGGCCGGCGGCGCGCTGCTGCACCGGCAGCGCGCCCGGGTCCAGGCCGTGCACCGCGCGCTGCACACCCCGCTGAGCGCCCAGCGCGCCTACGAGCAGGTCGTCGCCGGGCTGGAGCGCCTGGCGGTGCTCGTCACGGGCCGGGTGCAGGCGGGGTCGCTGCCCGTCTACCTCGCCGTCCTCCTGCTGACGGTGCTCGCCGTGCCGGGGACCGCGCTGGTCCTCGGCGGGGAGTGGCCGCGGGACCAGCCGTGGATCGGGTCGCTGATGCAGATTCCGCTCGGGCTGATCGTCGTGGTCGCGTCGCTGGCGCTGCTGCGGGCCCGGCGCAGGTTCACCGCCGTGCTGCTGGTCGGGGCCGTCGGGTACGCGATCGGCGGGCTGTTCGTGGTCGACGGGGCGCCGGATCTCGCCCTCGCGCAGTTCCTGGTGGAGACGCTGACGATGGTCGCGTTCGTCTTCGTCCTGCGCCGGCTGCCCGCCCACTTCGACAACCCGCGCGCCCCCCGGCCGGGCCGTTCGGTGCAGGCGCGCAAGGCGGTCATCGCGATCGTGGCCGGCGTCTTCGTCGCGATCGCGGGCGTCGTGCTGAGCGGGGCGCGGCAGGAACCGCCGTCGGCCAGCGGGGACTTCATCACGCTCGCCCCGCAGACCGGCGCGGACAACGTGATCGCCGCGATCCTCGTGGACTTCCGGGCGCTGGACACGGTCGGGGAGATCACCGTGCTGCTGATCGCCGCCGCGGGCACGGCCAGCCTCGTGCTGGCCACCCGCTTCGACCGCAGACGCCGCGGCGGGGTACTCAGCGGTTCGGGCTCACCCGATCACGAGGAGGAGATTCTCGGATGA
- a CDS encoding Na(+)/H(+) antiporter subunit C, which produces MTLNLGMTIVLAVLYSVGFYLLLQRSLMRILIGIVVLGHGANLLLQLAGGPPARAPVLGTAPPELFADPLPQALALTAIVITFAMTTYLLALGYRSWVLVGHDEVQDDVEDRRIAERERPEGSMSDDTADTGTDDDEDPGSAAASSEPAATGGRR; this is translated from the coding sequence ATCACCCTCAACCTGGGCATGACGATCGTGCTCGCCGTCCTCTACTCGGTCGGGTTCTACCTGCTGCTGCAGCGGTCGCTGATGCGGATCCTGATCGGGATCGTGGTACTCGGCCACGGTGCGAACCTGCTGCTGCAGCTCGCGGGCGGCCCGCCCGCCCGCGCCCCGGTGCTCGGCACCGCGCCGCCGGAGCTGTTCGCGGACCCGTTGCCGCAGGCCCTGGCCCTGACGGCCATCGTGATCACCTTCGCGATGACGACCTACCTGCTGGCGCTGGGCTACCGCTCGTGGGTGCTGGTCGGCCACGACGAGGTGCAGGACGACGTCGAGGACCGCCGGATCGCCGAGCGCGAGCGCCCGGAGGGCTCGATGTCCGACGACACCGCGGACACGGGCACCGACGACGACGAGGACCCGGGCTCCGCGGCGGCGTCCAGCGAGCCCGCGGCGACCGGGGGCAGACGATGA
- a CDS encoding malate synthase G, which yields MAEPTGGLQVDPQLREFVETELLAGLDLSPEQFWTALAGLQERFAPRIAELLARRDELQQQIDTWHEANGAGSREAYEAFLTEIGYLLPDDTSTTISVENVDAEIAEVPGPQLVVPSTVPRYALNAANARWGSLYDAFYGTDALPLDHELAEGYDEKRGAQVIAAADELLDELFPLARGSHADVSAYRASADGLTVEPGGARLADPSQFAGFRELDADGRGAVLLRRNGLHVELTLDPGHRVGRQHHADVADVVLESAVTTIVDLEDSVATVDGEDKALAYRTWLGLMTGELVSEFRKGGQTVTRRVHGDREYTGADGGQLTLPGRSLLLARTVGHHMTTNAVRTADGTEVAEGVLDALVVAAAAQYDLSGKGAWSNSRTGSVYVVKPKQHGPDEVRLTVELFAAVEEALGLPAKTLKIGIMDEEKRTSVNLGACIAQAAERVIFVNTGFLDRTGDEIHTCFVAGPVVPKGEMKTSTWLNAYEDRNVDVALRAGFSHKAQIGKGMWAKPGAMAEMLEQKGAQPKQGANCAWVPSPTAATLHALHYLRTDVHAVQEELAKRPLKDRRDLLVLPLQERPVTDEVKTHELETNAQSILGYVVRWVGLGIGCSTVPDLEGVGLMEDRATLRISSQLLANWLHHGLVDEQTVRDSFARMAALVDEQNANEPGYPPMSKDLDGSESFQAALELVFTGRTEPNGYTERVLTSWRQKAKS from the coding sequence ATGGCCGAGCCGACCGGTGGACTGCAGGTCGACCCGCAGCTGCGGGAGTTCGTGGAGACCGAGCTGCTCGCGGGCCTGGACCTGAGCCCCGAGCAGTTCTGGACCGCGCTGGCCGGGCTCCAGGAGCGGTTCGCTCCGCGGATCGCGGAGCTGCTCGCCCGCCGGGACGAGCTGCAGCAGCAGATCGACACCTGGCACGAGGCGAACGGCGCCGGCAGCCGGGAGGCCTACGAGGCCTTCCTGACCGAGATCGGCTACCTGCTCCCTGACGACACCTCGACCACCATCTCGGTGGAGAACGTCGACGCGGAGATCGCCGAGGTCCCGGGCCCGCAGCTGGTGGTCCCGTCGACCGTCCCGCGCTACGCGCTCAACGCGGCCAACGCCCGGTGGGGCTCGCTCTACGACGCCTTCTACGGCACCGACGCGCTCCCGCTGGACCACGAGCTCGCCGAGGGCTACGACGAGAAGCGCGGCGCCCAGGTCATCGCGGCCGCGGACGAGCTGCTCGACGAGCTCTTCCCGCTCGCCCGGGGCAGCCACGCCGACGTCAGCGCCTACCGGGCCTCCGCGGACGGCCTGACCGTCGAGCCCGGGGGCGCCCGGCTCGCCGACCCCTCCCAGTTCGCCGGCTTCCGGGAGCTGGACGCGGACGGTCGTGGTGCGGTCCTGCTGCGGCGCAACGGGCTGCACGTCGAGCTGACCCTCGACCCCGGCCACCGGGTCGGCCGGCAGCACCACGCCGACGTGGCGGACGTCGTGCTCGAGTCCGCCGTCACCACGATCGTGGACCTCGAGGACTCGGTCGCGACCGTGGACGGCGAGGACAAGGCGCTGGCCTACCGCACCTGGCTGGGCCTGATGACCGGCGAGCTGGTCTCGGAGTTCCGCAAGGGCGGGCAGACCGTCACCCGCCGCGTCCACGGGGACCGCGAGTACACCGGCGCCGACGGCGGGCAGCTCACCCTGCCCGGCCGCTCGCTGCTGCTCGCCCGCACCGTCGGGCACCACATGACCACCAACGCCGTCCGCACCGCCGACGGCACCGAGGTCGCCGAGGGCGTGCTCGACGCGCTGGTCGTCGCGGCCGCCGCGCAGTACGACCTGTCCGGCAAGGGCGCCTGGTCGAACTCGCGCACCGGCAGTGTGTACGTCGTCAAGCCCAAGCAGCACGGGCCGGACGAGGTGCGGCTGACCGTCGAGCTGTTCGCGGCCGTCGAGGAGGCCCTCGGGCTGCCCGCGAAGACCCTCAAGATCGGCATCATGGACGAGGAGAAGCGCACCAGCGTGAACCTCGGCGCGTGCATCGCCCAGGCCGCCGAGCGCGTCATCTTCGTCAACACCGGCTTCCTGGACCGCACCGGCGACGAGATCCACACCTGCTTCGTCGCCGGGCCCGTCGTGCCCAAGGGCGAGATGAAGACGTCGACCTGGCTCAACGCCTACGAGGACCGCAACGTGGACGTCGCGCTGCGGGCCGGGTTCTCGCACAAGGCGCAGATCGGCAAGGGCATGTGGGCCAAGCCGGGCGCGATGGCGGAGATGCTCGAGCAGAAGGGGGCCCAGCCGAAGCAGGGCGCCAACTGCGCCTGGGTCCCGTCGCCGACCGCGGCCACCCTGCACGCGCTGCACTACCTGCGCACGGACGTGCACGCCGTCCAGGAGGAGCTCGCGAAGCGGCCGCTGAAGGACCGCCGGGACCTGCTGGTGCTCCCGCTGCAGGAGAGGCCGGTCACGGACGAGGTCAAGACCCATGAGCTGGAGACGAACGCGCAGTCGATCCTCGGCTACGTCGTCCGCTGGGTCGGGCTGGGCATCGGCTGCTCGACCGTCCCGGACCTCGAGGGCGTCGGGCTGATGGAGGACCGCGCGACCCTGCGGATCTCCAGCCAGCTCCTCGCGAACTGGCTGCACCACGGCCTGGTCGACGAGCAGACCGTCCGGGACAGCTTCGCCCGCATGGCCGCCCTGGTCGACGAGCAGAACGCGAACGAGCCGGGCTACCCGCCGATGAGCAAGGACCTCGACGGCAGCGAGTCCTTCCAGGCCGCCCTGGAGCTCGTCTTCACCGGCCGGACCGAGCCGAACGGCTACACCGAGCGCGTCCTCACCAGCTGGCGCCAGAAGGCCAAGTCCTGA
- a CDS encoding GNAT family N-acetyltransferase has product MTPAPYADPEALRLIAQIQAFYAERYGGGDDTPLRPEQFAPPLGYFLLGRVDGETVACGGWRRRDAVGPDDPSIRDGDAEIKRMYVVPQARGKGHARAVLAELERTAAEAGRTRMILETGTKQPEALGLYASSGYVPMEGFGIYRFEPGSLCFTKPMRGTTLV; this is encoded by the coding sequence ATGACCCCCGCGCCGTACGCCGATCCCGAGGCGCTCCGCTTGATCGCGCAGATCCAGGCGTTCTACGCCGAACGCTACGGCGGCGGGGACGACACGCCCCTGCGGCCCGAGCAGTTCGCGCCGCCCCTCGGCTACTTCCTGCTCGGCCGGGTCGACGGGGAGACGGTCGCCTGCGGGGGCTGGCGCCGGCGCGACGCCGTCGGGCCGGACGACCCGTCCATCCGGGACGGGGACGCCGAGATCAAGCGCATGTACGTCGTCCCGCAGGCGCGCGGCAAGGGCCACGCCCGCGCGGTCCTCGCCGAGCTCGAGCGCACCGCCGCGGAGGCCGGGCGGACTCGGATGATCTTGGAGACCGGTACGAAGCAGCCGGAGGCCCTCGGCCTCTACGCGAGCTCCGGCTACGTGCCGATGGAGGGATTCGGGATCTACCGGTTCGAGCCAGGCAGCCTGTGTTTCACCAAGCCGATGAGGGGAACGACCCTGGTGTGA
- a CDS encoding (Fe-S)-binding protein, translating into MTTPAGSAETNIPQAGPSAFDPHRPPERELLDDCVHCGFCLPTCPTYQLWGEEMDSPRGRILLMDLAAKGEIPLEGPFTEHIDRCLGCMACVTACPSGVQYDKLLESVRPQIERNVERERGDQLFRNAIFALFPYKRRLKAAALPGALYQKLRTVPAIGKLADKAIGRLATGGFSRLAAMESLLPPVTVREAFATLPVHTAAIGERRGRVALLSGCVQDVFFHRVNEATVRVLSAEGYDVEVPRDQQCCGALELHSGREESALGRARRTIARFEHLDVDTIVTNVAGCGSSMKDYGHLMSDDPEWAERAKAFSARVKDVHEVLAALEPRAPRSPVGDKDASRGLRVAYHDACHLGHAQKVRAEPRAVLRSIPELDLVDIPEAELCCGSAGIYNMIMPEAADDLGKRKADNVRSVRPDVIVTANPGCLLQIGKHLASESGDGSLPLLHPVQLLDASIRNVPVPRT; encoded by the coding sequence GTGACCACCCCCGCCGGCTCCGCCGAGACCAACATCCCGCAGGCCGGGCCGAGTGCGTTCGACCCGCACCGGCCGCCGGAGCGCGAGCTCCTCGACGACTGCGTGCACTGCGGCTTCTGCCTGCCCACCTGCCCGACCTACCAGCTCTGGGGCGAGGAGATGGACTCCCCGCGCGGCCGGATCCTGCTGATGGACCTGGCGGCGAAGGGCGAGATCCCCCTCGAGGGCCCGTTCACCGAGCACATCGACCGGTGCCTCGGCTGCATGGCGTGCGTGACGGCCTGCCCGTCCGGCGTCCAGTACGACAAGCTGCTGGAGTCGGTGCGCCCGCAGATCGAGCGGAACGTGGAACGGGAGCGTGGGGACCAGCTCTTCCGGAACGCGATCTTCGCCCTCTTCCCGTACAAGCGACGGCTGAAGGCGGCCGCGCTGCCCGGTGCGCTCTACCAGAAGCTCCGGACCGTCCCGGCGATCGGGAAGCTGGCCGACAAGGCGATCGGACGCCTCGCCACCGGAGGGTTCTCGCGGCTGGCCGCGATGGAGTCCCTGCTCCCGCCCGTCACGGTCCGGGAGGCGTTCGCGACGCTGCCCGTGCACACCGCCGCGATCGGCGAGCGCCGCGGCCGGGTCGCGCTGCTCTCCGGGTGCGTGCAGGACGTGTTCTTCCACCGGGTCAACGAGGCGACCGTGCGGGTGCTCTCCGCCGAGGGCTACGACGTGGAGGTCCCCAGGGACCAGCAGTGCTGCGGCGCGCTGGAGCTGCACTCCGGACGCGAGGAGTCCGCGCTGGGCCGGGCGAGGAGGACCATCGCGCGGTTCGAGCACCTCGACGTGGACACGATCGTCACCAACGTCGCGGGCTGCGGCTCGTCGATGAAGGACTACGGCCACCTGATGTCCGACGACCCCGAGTGGGCCGAGCGGGCGAAGGCGTTCAGCGCGCGGGTGAAGGACGTGCACGAGGTCCTCGCGGCGCTCGAACCGCGTGCCCCGCGCTCGCCCGTCGGAGACAAGGACGCTTCGCGTGGGCTCCGGGTCGCCTACCACGACGCCTGCCACCTCGGGCACGCGCAGAAGGTCCGCGCCGAGCCGCGGGCGGTGCTCCGCAGCATCCCGGAGCTCGATCTCGTCGACATCCCCGAGGCGGAGCTCTGCTGCGGCTCGGCCGGGATCTACAACATGATCATGCCGGAGGCGGCGGACGACCTGGGGAAGCGCAAGGCGGACAACGTGCGGTCCGTGCGGCCGGACGTCATCGTGACGGCGAACCCGGGCTGCCTGCTGCAGATCGGCAAGCACCTGGCGTCGGAGTCCGGGGACGGCTCGCTCCCGCTGCTGCATCCCGTGCAGCTGCTCGACGCCAGCATCCGGAACGTGCCGGTGCCGAGGACCTGA
- a CDS encoding MnhB domain-containing protein, with amino-acid sequence MTRQEQMPLTWNHGDEPEGEWMLPGECPVRTNRTLLLEMAARLLFPTVLVFSVYLLIVGHYAPGGGFAGGLVAGLAFVLRYIAGGGTEGAEIGTRLNLRPPLLVGLGLLLAVISAFAPVAFGRPVLASAKFSADVPVLGHVDLVSSLVLDVGVYLLIIGVVLDLLRSLGSGIERDAREARP; translated from the coding sequence ATGACCCGGCAGGAGCAGATGCCCCTCACGTGGAACCACGGGGACGAACCGGAGGGCGAGTGGATGCTGCCCGGGGAGTGCCCCGTCCGCACCAACCGAACGTTGCTGCTGGAGATGGCAGCGCGGCTGCTCTTCCCGACCGTCCTGGTGTTCTCGGTGTACCTGCTGATCGTGGGCCACTACGCGCCCGGCGGCGGGTTCGCGGGCGGCCTGGTCGCGGGGCTGGCGTTCGTGCTGCGCTACATCGCGGGCGGCGGCACGGAGGGGGCCGAGATCGGCACCCGGCTGAACCTGCGCCCGCCGTTGCTGGTCGGCCTCGGCCTGCTGCTCGCGGTGATCTCGGCGTTCGCGCCGGTCGCGTTCGGCAGGCCGGTGCTGGCCAGCGCGAAGTTCTCCGCCGACGTCCCGGTCCTCGGCCACGTCGACCTCGTCAGCAGCCTGGTCCTCGACGTCGGGGTCTACCTGCTGATCATCGGGGTGGTGCTCGACCTGCTGCGGTCCCTCGGCAGCGGCATCGAGCGGGACGCCCGGGAGGCCCGGCCGTGA
- a CDS encoding FAD-binding oxidoreductase — MTSTAPTTPRPESLHEARDAVLDTPGSLGITGAGTAADWAGRLRDVDAVLDLSRLRGVIAHNPGDMTVSVHAGTPLRDLQDELAEHGQHVSLDAARIADGATVGGLVATADAGPSALVHGGMRDLVIGTTTLLADGTIARSGGHVIKNVAGYDLAKLLHGSYGTLGALVEVVLRLHPTPKATGTVALACPLAEAAGHAARVLESPLEPTALEWISGGNSTSEPDRLLVRIESTEAALPARIERVVAQLGAGAETTSDDVWDAHAALVRGSGDGAVLRIGARPSRLPALLAGLPCTSAAAGLGTGVATVSVPGTAVADAHDAVHAVGGTSVLRRRPAALDAPAWGPPPSALAVLKAVKAQFDPDGRFGPGRFDPWEIS; from the coding sequence ATGACATCCACGGCCCCCACCACACCCAGGCCGGAGAGCCTGCACGAGGCCCGGGACGCGGTCCTCGACACCCCCGGATCGCTGGGGATCACCGGCGCCGGCACCGCCGCGGACTGGGCGGGCCGGCTCCGGGACGTCGACGCCGTCCTGGACCTCTCCCGGCTGCGCGGCGTCATCGCCCACAACCCGGGCGACATGACGGTCTCCGTGCACGCCGGGACCCCGCTGCGGGACCTGCAGGACGAGCTCGCCGAGCACGGCCAGCACGTCTCGCTCGACGCGGCCCGGATCGCCGACGGGGCGACCGTCGGCGGGCTCGTCGCGACCGCCGACGCCGGCCCGTCCGCGCTGGTCCACGGCGGGATGCGGGACCTCGTGATCGGGACGACGACACTGCTCGCGGACGGCACCATCGCCCGCAGCGGCGGACACGTGATCAAGAACGTCGCCGGCTACGACCTCGCCAAGCTGCTGCACGGCTCGTACGGGACGCTCGGCGCGCTCGTCGAGGTCGTCCTGCGGCTGCACCCGACGCCGAAGGCGACCGGCACCGTCGCGCTGGCCTGCCCCCTGGCCGAGGCCGCGGGGCACGCCGCACGCGTGCTGGAGAGCCCGCTCGAGCCGACCGCACTGGAGTGGATCTCGGGCGGGAACTCGACGTCGGAGCCGGATCGGCTGCTGGTGCGGATCGAGAGCACCGAGGCGGCCCTGCCCGCCCGCATCGAGCGCGTGGTCGCGCAGCTCGGGGCGGGAGCCGAGACGACGTCCGACGACGTGTGGGACGCCCACGCCGCCCTCGTGCGCGGCTCCGGCGACGGCGCCGTCCTGCGGATCGGCGCCCGGCCCTCCCGGCTCCCCGCACTGCTGGCCGGGCTGCCCTGCACGTCGGCCGCCGCGGGCCTGGGAACGGGCGTCGCCACCGTCAGCGTGCCCGGCACCGCCGTCGCCGACGCGCACGACGCCGTGCACGCGGTGGGCGGTACCTCCGTGCTCCGCCGACGGCCCGCCGCGCTCGACGCCCCCGCCTGGGGCCCGCCGCCCTCCGCCCTGGCCGTGCTGAAAGCGGTCAAGGCCCAGTTCGACCCGGACGGCCGCTTCGGTCCGGGCCGCTTCGACCCGTGGGAGATCTCGTGA
- a CDS encoding IclR family transcriptional regulator, giving the protein MTESLPESLPEVPRAGGVQSLARAFELLETLADAGGEAGLSELADRTGLAPATIHRLVRTLVGLGYLRQLPSRRYTLGPRLVGLGETAARQFGRWATPVLDELVAAAGETANLAVLDGDRAVYVAQVPSRHSMRMFTEIGRRVPLHCTGVGKALLSALPADESAAIMERTGLPAVTPTTITDPGVLAAELTVARGRGYVLDEGEQETGVRCVAAPVTGPHGSAAVSVSGPVSRMDDATVARIAPLVVAAGRRLGSLLAFA; this is encoded by the coding sequence GTGACCGAGTCCCTTCCCGAGTCCCTCCCCGAGGTACCCCGCGCCGGCGGCGTCCAGTCGCTCGCGCGCGCCTTCGAGCTGCTGGAGACCCTGGCCGACGCCGGCGGCGAGGCCGGGCTGTCCGAGCTCGCGGACCGCACCGGGCTCGCGCCGGCCACGATCCACCGGCTCGTCCGCACGCTCGTCGGGCTCGGCTACCTGCGCCAGCTCCCCTCGCGCCGCTACACGCTCGGCCCCAGGCTCGTCGGGCTGGGCGAGACGGCGGCCCGGCAGTTCGGCCGCTGGGCCACCCCGGTGCTCGACGAGCTGGTCGCCGCGGCCGGCGAGACGGCGAACCTCGCGGTGCTCGACGGCGACCGCGCCGTCTACGTCGCCCAGGTCCCGTCCCGGCACTCGATGCGGATGTTCACCGAGATCGGCCGCCGGGTCCCGCTGCACTGCACCGGGGTCGGGAAGGCCCTGCTCTCGGCGCTGCCGGCGGACGAGTCCGCCGCGATCATGGAGCGCACCGGGCTCCCGGCCGTCACGCCGACGACGATCACCGACCCCGGGGTCCTCGCCGCGGAGCTCACCGTCGCGCGGGGCCGGGGGTACGTGCTGGACGAGGGCGAGCAGGAGACGGGCGTGCGCTGCGTCGCGGCCCCGGTCACCGGCCCGCACGGCTCCGCCGCGGTCTCGGTCTCGGGTCCGGTCTCCCGGATGGACGACGCGACCGTCGCCCGGATCGCCCCGCTGGTCGTCGCGGCGGGCCGACGGCTCGGCTCGCTGCTGGCCTTCGCGTGA
- a CDS encoding MFS transporter has protein sequence MRVAAVLFVIGYGANQFSPLMVMYREQGHYSAIVVAAFFGVYVAGLAPGLLVGGPLSDRWGRRRVLLPAVVASVPASAVLALGAFSEPLLYTGRFLFGVVTGIAMAVGTTWVKELSQPPYDPEADEGSGARRAALALSAGFGIGPAIGGTLAQWAPLPMELPYLVHIALTIPVVFWVAKAPETWAPAATGRSLLADLRVPAVAHPRFRRVVLPAAPWVFGASAVSFAIQPAALGAGRTAGYGLIFATLLTAVTLAAGVGIQSWARRLDRTSDTVAGRLGLVLVAVGAAISAVTAATGSPAVAVLTSAVLGAGYGILLVSGLLEVQRIAEPGQLAGLTAVYYSLTYVGFFLPVVLAALVGVASYPLLLVVVAAVAVGCLAVVVTGGRSFVAEV, from the coding sequence ATGCGGGTCGCCGCGGTGCTGTTCGTGATCGGGTACGGCGCGAACCAGTTCAGCCCGCTGATGGTCATGTACCGCGAGCAGGGGCACTACTCGGCGATCGTCGTCGCGGCGTTCTTCGGCGTGTACGTCGCCGGGCTCGCCCCCGGGCTGCTCGTCGGTGGCCCGCTCTCGGACCGCTGGGGACGGCGCCGGGTGCTGCTGCCCGCGGTCGTCGCCTCGGTGCCGGCGAGCGCCGTGCTCGCCCTCGGGGCGTTCTCCGAGCCCCTGCTCTACACCGGGCGCTTCCTGTTCGGTGTGGTCACGGGCATCGCGATGGCCGTCGGGACGACGTGGGTCAAGGAACTGAGCCAGCCGCCTTACGACCCCGAGGCGGACGAGGGCTCCGGCGCCCGCCGGGCGGCGCTGGCGCTGTCCGCGGGGTTCGGCATCGGCCCGGCGATCGGCGGCACCCTCGCGCAGTGGGCGCCGCTGCCGATGGAGCTGCCCTACCTGGTGCACATCGCGCTGACAATCCCGGTGGTGTTCTGGGTCGCCAAGGCCCCGGAGACCTGGGCGCCCGCCGCGACCGGCCGGTCGTTGCTCGCAGACCTGCGCGTCCCGGCCGTCGCCCATCCGCGGTTCCGCCGGGTCGTGCTCCCGGCCGCGCCCTGGGTGTTCGGCGCCTCGGCGGTCTCGTTCGCCATCCAGCCCGCCGCGCTCGGCGCCGGCCGCACGGCGGGCTACGGCCTGATCTTCGCAACCCTGCTGACGGCCGTGACGCTCGCCGCGGGCGTCGGCATCCAGTCCTGGGCCCGGCGGCTCGACCGGACGTCGGACACCGTGGCCGGACGCCTCGGCCTCGTCCTCGTCGCCGTGGGCGCCGCGATCTCCGCGGTCACGGCGGCCACCGGGTCGCCGGCCGTCGCCGTCCTCACATCGGCCGTCCTCGGTGCCGGCTACGGGATCCTGCTGGTCTCGGGGCTGCTGGAGGTGCAGCGCATCGCGGAGCCCGGGCAGCTCGCCGGGCTCACCGCCGTCTACTACTCGCTGACCTACGTCGGCTTCTTCCTCCCCGTGGTGCTGGCCGCGCTCGTCGGCGTCGCGTCCTACCCGCTGCTGCTGGTGGTCGTCGCCGCGGTCGCGGTCGGCTGCCTGGCCGTCGTGGTCACCGGTGGGCGAAGCTTCGTCGCGGAGGTGTAG